From Micropterus dolomieu isolate WLL.071019.BEF.003 ecotype Adirondacks unplaced genomic scaffold, ASM2129224v1 scaffold_55, whole genome shotgun sequence, a single genomic window includes:
- the LOC123967127 gene encoding neoverrucotoxin subunit alpha-like isoform X2 — MKLLSAALELPHWILNTLRVKPSRVQWMRPGLRKYSCELALDTNTRHRKIKLSDNNRKATRMREDQSYPDHPDRFDFQCPQLLCRDGLTGRCYWEVEWRGGVEISVIYRGIGRRGDNTAFVFGGNDQSWSLSCSDDVGYSVWHNDRRKSSSSDRVAVYVDCPAGTLSFYRVSTDTLIHLHTFNTVFTEPLYPGFGFWSYVSSLSLCSLSEGESLPARETFTADQIVQSVLDLAQLMLVSTNLM; from the exons atgaagctgctgtctgctgcgCTGGAACTTCCACACTGGATACTGAACACTCTCAg GGTGAAGCCTAGTAGAGTCCAATGGATGAGACCAGGTCTGAGGAAGT ATTCCTGTGAACTCGCACTCGACACAAACACACGACACAGAAAGatcaaactgtctgacaacaacaggaaggcGACACGTATGAGAGAGGATCAGTcatatcctgatcatccagaCAGGTTTGACTTCCAGTGTCCTCAGCTGCTGTGTAGAGATGGTCTGACTggtcgctgttactgggaggtcgagtggagaggaggagttgAAATATCAGTTATTTACAGGGGAATTGGAAGGAGAGGCGACAATACAGCCTTTGTGTTTGGAGGGAATGatcagtcctggagtctgagCTGCTCTGATGATGTTGGTtactctgtctggcacaatgACAGaagaaaatcctcctcctctgacagagtagcagtgtatgtggactgtcctgctggcactctgtccttctacagagtctccactgacacactgatccacctccacaccttcaacaccgtattcactgaacctctttatcctggATTTGGGTTCTGGTCATATGTTTCCTCACTGTCTCTGTGCTCTCTGTCAGAGGGAGAGTCTCTTCCTGCTAGAGAAACTTTCACTGCTGACCAGATAGTTCAATCTGTACTGGATCTCGCACAGCTGATGTTAGTTAGTACCAACCTGATGTAA
- the LOC123967127 gene encoding neoverrucotoxin subunit alpha-like isoform X1: protein MSVENNKPLYECDVTFTFDAERGCAGLTPLFPFRVKPSRVQWMRPGLRKYSCELALDTNTRHRKIKLSDNNRKATRMREDQSYPDHPDRFDFQCPQLLCRDGLTGRCYWEVEWRGGVEISVIYRGIGRRGDNTAFVFGGNDQSWSLSCSDDVGYSVWHNDRRKSSSSDRVAVYVDCPAGTLSFYRVSTDTLIHLHTFNTVFTEPLYPGFGFWSYVSSLSLCSLSEGESLPARETFTADQIVQSVLDLAQLMLVSTNLM from the exons ATGAGTGTAGAGAATAACAAACCTCTGTATGAGTGTGATGTAACGTTCACGTTTGATGCTGAAAGAGGATGTGCCGGTTTGACACCCCTCTTCCCTTTCAGGGTGAAGCCTAGTAGAGTCCAATGGATGAGACCAGGTCTGAGGAAGT ATTCCTGTGAACTCGCACTCGACACAAACACACGACACAGAAAGatcaaactgtctgacaacaacaggaaggcGACACGTATGAGAGAGGATCAGTcatatcctgatcatccagaCAGGTTTGACTTCCAGTGTCCTCAGCTGCTGTGTAGAGATGGTCTGACTggtcgctgttactgggaggtcgagtggagaggaggagttgAAATATCAGTTATTTACAGGGGAATTGGAAGGAGAGGCGACAATACAGCCTTTGTGTTTGGAGGGAATGatcagtcctggagtctgagCTGCTCTGATGATGTTGGTtactctgtctggcacaatgACAGaagaaaatcctcctcctctgacagagtagcagtgtatgtggactgtcctgctggcactctgtccttctacagagtctccactgacacactgatccacctccacaccttcaacaccgtattcactgaacctctttatcctggATTTGGGTTCTGGTCATATGTTTCCTCACTGTCTCTGTGCTCTCTGTCAGAGGGAGAGTCTCTTCCTGCTAGAGAAACTTTCACTGCTGACCAGATAGTTCAATCTGTACTGGATCTCGCACAGCTGATGTTAGTTAGTACCAACCTGATGTAA
- the LOC123967127 gene encoding neoverrucotoxin subunit alpha-like isoform X3 has product MRPGLRKYSCELALDTNTRHRKIKLSDNNRKATRMREDQSYPDHPDRFDFQCPQLLCRDGLTGRCYWEVEWRGGVEISVIYRGIGRRGDNTAFVFGGNDQSWSLSCSDDVGYSVWHNDRRKSSSSDRVAVYVDCPAGTLSFYRVSTDTLIHLHTFNTVFTEPLYPGFGFWSYVSSLSLCSLSEGESLPARETFTADQIVQSVLDLAQLMLVSTNLM; this is encoded by the exons ATGAGACCAGGTCTGAGGAAGT ATTCCTGTGAACTCGCACTCGACACAAACACACGACACAGAAAGatcaaactgtctgacaacaacaggaaggcGACACGTATGAGAGAGGATCAGTcatatcctgatcatccagaCAGGTTTGACTTCCAGTGTCCTCAGCTGCTGTGTAGAGATGGTCTGACTggtcgctgttactgggaggtcgagtggagaggaggagttgAAATATCAGTTATTTACAGGGGAATTGGAAGGAGAGGCGACAATACAGCCTTTGTGTTTGGAGGGAATGatcagtcctggagtctgagCTGCTCTGATGATGTTGGTtactctgtctggcacaatgACAGaagaaaatcctcctcctctgacagagtagcagtgtatgtggactgtcctgctggcactctgtccttctacagagtctccactgacacactgatccacctccacaccttcaacaccgtattcactgaacctctttatcctggATTTGGGTTCTGGTCATATGTTTCCTCACTGTCTCTGTGCTCTCTGTCAGAGGGAGAGTCTCTTCCTGCTAGAGAAACTTTCACTGCTGACCAGATAGTTCAATCTGTACTGGATCTCGCACAGCTGATGTTAGTTAGTACCAACCTGATGTAA